The Candidatus Eisenbacteria bacterium genome contains a region encoding:
- a CDS encoding NAD(P)-dependent oxidoreductase: MILVTGAAGFLGREIVRQLHEREEPIRAVDIVEDPTQAPRGIERMRGDLVDPAFCRSVVAGARAVIHSAAVQFHTPGCPRFRIEPFFQRNASMTRALLDAAHEAGVKRFVFVSSDMVYGPPVPPVLLREDAPTRPVGPYGRSKVVSEAHCRAARGKFEDVTVLRPSVIIGPGRLGLMKKLFDMVRTGRSVPMFGPGNNRHHMIAVDDLARASILALDKTTNGTYNIASQNPPTTRQMLSELCRRAGSSSKLVSLPTAPLQLALSLLWSVRLSPMNPEQYLIAPVDYVLDTSAAREALGFEARRHDTDTMVDTYRWYVETQAA; the protein is encoded by the coding sequence TTGATCCTGGTCACGGGAGCGGCAGGCTTTCTCGGTCGCGAAATCGTTCGCCAGCTCCATGAGCGCGAAGAGCCCATCCGCGCCGTGGACATCGTCGAGGATCCCACCCAGGCGCCACGGGGCATCGAGCGGATGCGGGGGGACCTGGTCGATCCGGCCTTCTGCAGGAGCGTCGTGGCCGGCGCCCGTGCGGTCATCCACTCGGCCGCGGTGCAGTTCCACACGCCCGGTTGCCCGCGCTTTCGCATCGAGCCCTTCTTCCAGCGCAACGCGTCGATGACGCGCGCGCTGCTCGACGCGGCGCACGAGGCAGGGGTGAAGCGCTTCGTCTTCGTCTCCAGCGACATGGTGTACGGCCCGCCTGTCCCTCCGGTGCTGCTCCGCGAGGACGCGCCGACGCGTCCCGTGGGGCCCTATGGCCGCAGCAAGGTGGTAAGCGAGGCGCACTGCAGGGCGGCGCGCGGGAAGTTCGAGGACGTCACCGTCTTGAGACCGAGCGTGATCATCGGTCCGGGCCGGCTGGGACTCATGAAGAAGCTCTTCGACATGGTCCGCACCGGCCGGTCGGTGCCGATGTTCGGTCCCGGGAACAATCGCCATCACATGATCGCGGTCGACGACCTGGCGCGCGCCAGCATCCTGGCGCTCGACAAGACCACGAACGGCACCTACAACATCGCTTCACAGAACCCGCCCACCACGCGCCAGATGCTGTCCGAGCTGTGCCGCCGCGCGGGCTCTTCGTCGAAGCTGGTCTCGCTGCCGACGGCTCCGCTCCAGCTCGCCCTGAGTCTGTTGTGGAGCGTTCGCCTGTCGCCCATGAACCCCGAGCAGTACCTGATCGCCCCGGTGGATTACGTCCTCGACACCTCCGCGGCGCGGGAGGCGCTGGGCTTCGAGGCGCGACGCCACGACACCGACACCATGGTGGACACCTACCGCTGGTACGTGGAGACCCAGGCCGCCTGA